The nucleotide sequence TGAAAAAACCTCTACGACCCCAACAACAACACCCCCACCAGCAAGAAAGACCTGCACGCAGATCGAATTACGGTCCTCGAGACCCGTCTCACGAAGAATTCGTAGCTACCTCAGAACACCCCAGCGTGAGCTGGAAACCGATCACTTATGCGGTATATTCGCATAGTCCTCTAAGCACATCTGAGCCCACCGAGAGCACCGTCGTGGCAGTTTCTGAAAAAACAGATAAACCGCAACCACGACAACACGAAGATCAAGTCACCGATCAGAATCAAGAGTATACGTTGTATCAATATTATATTCCTTTCGAGCAGCTGATTACGCAGTCTAAACCGATCATCGAGCATTCGGGGGAGCCTTCGAAGGAGTCTTTGAATCTGGATAAGATTAATAAGGCAGGTGTCGAACCGGTTACTGTGTTTAAGAAGGAGAACGAGGGTGAAGCGTCGTCGTCGCATTCTGAGGTAAGTGAGATTAATGATTATTTAAAACGATTACTTTTGAGTGACTAGTTTGATAAGTTATGAGATGAGCTTTTGACTGCATGAAAATCACTCTAGATGGGTACATATTCGAGTGACTcaaattacaatttaaaaaaaaataattcaagcaAAGGGGTAGGAAcgagaaattttaataattcgaggtaaaataattacatagaataacgattttttaaagattttcaaaattaattgtaaGGTAGATTTTCAAGGAATTGCGTGAATTGTGACAAGGAAATTGCATTAAACTTCATTTCATTAACAACAACATCAACTGGCTTTCCCGCAACACCATTTTTAACGCTAAGAttcactttttcgatttttagaggATGTTTATTAGGCTTATaatcaaaattggtcaattacAACTACCTAAATGTGCCAGATCGATCGAACAGACTTGATTTTTcgggaattttgaaaacttgtgtcaatttcaattttttgctgtcaaattcaaactgcaaattgggtaaaaaataGACTTTAACAACCAACGAGGGGATCGCAGCTTTGGTAACAGGGGTCAAAAATATCCACCAATCAAGTTCGTAAGAGCTATGTTTTCGAGCATTTTGAAGCTATTCGAATTCGTCGAGCAAGTGAAGATGTAAATCACTATAAAGTCCTCAGAAAGGCCCAAACATAAATAATCTACAAaacccagaaaattttttaaacatcatgGATACCAAGCTATGTCTAAAAAAAGGAATCAatggtaaattttctttttctgaaaagagtaatttttcaaagacttAGGTATTCCGATTGTGGTAGTAGGTAGGCATAGATATTAGCACCAAAattaaatgtaggtaggtatcgaatattttttcgaaactttccCACGATAATAATGCACTTGCAAATTTATAAAACTTCGAAATCAACACAACACAggcgattgaaaaaaattgtaaaatttttagacACAATCTTAGTTATTGCTCATCTATGTAGGACCTATATGTAGAGAAAAATTACTGCAAAGATTTTTGCGCCGAATTCACAATATTGCCAAATTTTCCCACCCTTTCTACCAGTAAGACCTCTGGAtcacttttgatttttaaaaggatTGATCTCTACTTAtgatcgaaatcaaaaattaatcgatcaAACATAccgattttcgaaaataagcgacgcaattttggtaaatttttttcaaataaaaatgaaaacgaatttgAGAAAGCTGATTGATTAGGTATGGTAGTGCTACTTCTAattatcgaaatcgaaaattaaaacaataccATGAAACAGGAAAAACACAGCAAACTATTgatatttaatattttcaaacaatatcgatcatatgagatcgaaaataaaaaattaatcgatttttggagttcgatcaATCCATTTTTGATCGAGAAATCCATTTTTGATGGCCAAATGGAttcagcatttttgattttttgaacacgATTTATCTTATCGTGTCGAAAATCGATTTTCCATAGGTAATGAtcgctaaaattgatttttcatttcgaacatgatcgatcatacgagactaaaaatcgaaaatgaatttttggaatttgattacCTGATTGACTTTTAATGGGAATACCTATctgctttttaaaaactaaaatgattatttattttGGACCCTCTTTAT is from Planococcus citri chromosome 1, ihPlaCitr1.1, whole genome shotgun sequence and encodes:
- the LOC135831357 gene encoding uncharacterized protein LOC135831357, translating into MESFKLALVIISLLCISSLLAQHEPLARKNGIVRHKKKMVASVKKPLRPQQQHPHQQERPARRSNYGPRDPSHEEFVATSEHPSVSWKPITYAVYSHSPLSTSEPTESTVVAVSEKTDKPQPRQHEDQVTDQNQEYTLYQYYIPFEQLITQSKPIIEHSGEPSKESLNLDKINKAGVEPVTVFKKENEGEASSSHSENDNEFTGRYEYEYFVQDDHWGTNFGHKEYRDEKYTKGDYEVVLPDGRVQHVKYWSDATGYHASVTYHPLYQKYKQIK